In Clostridium sp., one DNA window encodes the following:
- a CDS encoding prolyl-tRNA synthetase associated domain-containing protein — protein sequence MSKIYIDPTIYTTKPSGSRLSKEMAVYNLLEKLDIPYIRIDHDATASIDDCHDVDKLLDITICKNLFLCNSRKNNFYLLMISGNKRFKAKELSSQIQSSRLSFAPAEYMEKYLDITPGSVSVMGLMNDTGHKVRLLIDEDVIKEEYLGCHPCINTSSLKIMTKNIIDKFLPYTGHSPEYVKLTGE from the coding sequence ATGTCAAAAATATATATCGATCCAACTATTTATACTACAAAACCATCCGGTTCTCGATTATCCAAGGAAATGGCAGTTTACAATTTGCTGGAAAAGCTTGATATACCCTATATTCGTATAGATCATGATGCAACAGCAAGTATCGATGACTGCCACGATGTAGATAAGCTTTTGGACATTACCATCTGTAAAAATTTATTTTTATGCAATAGCCGGAAAAACAATTTTTATCTGCTTATGATATCAGGAAACAAAAGATTTAAAGCAAAGGAATTATCTTCACAGATTCAATCTTCCCGTCTCTCATTTGCACCAGCAGAATATATGGAAAAATATCTTGATATCACACCAGGATCCGTGAGTGTTATGGGACTTATGAACGATACAGGACATAAAGTACGACTTTTAATCGATGAAGATGTAATAAAGGAAGAATATCTGGGATGTCATCCCTGTATTAATACTTCAAGCCTTAAAATTATGACAAAAAACATTATAGATAAATTTCTTCCTTATACAGGGCATTCTCCTGAATATGTAAAGTTAACAGGAGAATAA
- a CDS encoding carboxymuconolactone decarboxylase family protein, translated as MKSRYELGINKLSEVDGTGGTEVVESLNDIAPDLGKYIIEFAFGDIYTRPSLDLKQRELVTLSTLAALGGCEKQLDVHINGALNVGISKKEIIEVFIQCIPYIGFPKVLNAVSAAKDVFLSRDL; from the coding sequence ATGAAAAGTCGTTATGAACTAGGAATAAATAAACTAAGTGAAGTTGACGGAACAGGAGGCACAGAAGTAGTAGAATCACTTAATGATATTGCCCCGGATCTAGGAAAATATATTATAGAGTTTGCTTTCGGCGATATTTATACCAGGCCGTCATTGGATTTAAAACAGAGAGAACTGGTTACCCTATCTACACTTGCGGCACTAGGCGGATGTGAAAAACAATTAGATGTTCATATTAACGGAGCATTAAATGTGGGAATATCAAAGAAGGAAATAATTGAAGTTTTTATACAGTGTATTCCTTATATCGGATTTCCAAAAGTATTAAATGCCGTTTCAGCTGCAAAGGATGTTTTCCTGAGTAGAGATCTATAA
- a CDS encoding MerR family transcriptional regulator: MNYHIGEFSKKVGLSIDTLRYYEKIGLIHPKRDGINRRIYCERDISWLNFIFRLKDTNMPIKQIQYYSKLRYMGDTTLKERLKLLEKQMDRLHIQKSNIEDNILHLEQKIGIYKEKIKEQEVDK; encoded by the coding sequence TTGAATTACCATATTGGAGAATTTTCTAAAAAAGTTGGATTAAGTATTGATACGTTACGATATTATGAAAAAATTGGCTTGATCCATCCCAAGAGAGATGGGATCAATAGGCGGATATATTGTGAAAGAGATATATCATGGCTCAATTTTATATTTAGATTAAAAGATACAAATATGCCGATTAAACAAATCCAATATTATTCCAAGCTTCGATATATGGGAGATACCACTTTGAAAGAGCGCTTGAAACTGTTGGAAAAGCAGATGGATAGACTGCATATTCAAAAAAGCAATATAGAGGATAATATACTGCATTTGGAGCAAAAAATTGGCATTTATAAAGAAAAAATTAAGGAGCAAGAGGTTGATAAATGA
- a CDS encoding MerR family transcriptional regulator, whose translation MEYTISQAAKKMNLTTYTLRYYDREGLLPSIKRNEWGNRIFTPDDLEMLSVVCCLKNTGMSIKDIKKFTDWQNQGNYTLHARNDMLLRHKENVLKQIDSLKKNLHLIDRKLSYYQNACNAYDSGLPVPHCCSCEEKISD comes from the coding sequence TTGGAATACACTATTTCCCAGGCAGCCAAAAAAATGAATTTAACCACATATACATTAAGATATTATGACCGGGAAGGATTGCTGCCTTCTATCAAAAGAAACGAATGGGGAAACCGCATTTTTACCCCAGATGACTTGGAAATGCTTTCTGTGGTCTGTTGTCTGAAAAATACAGGAATGAGCATAAAAGATATAAAAAAGTTTACAGACTGGCAGAATCAAGGAAATTATACACTACATGCCCGTAATGACATGCTCCTAAGACACAAAGAAAATGTACTAAAACAAATAGACTCCTTAAAGAAAAATCTCCATTTAATTGACCGTAAACTCAGCTACTACCAAAATGCCTGCAATGCTTATGATTCAGGTTTGCCTGTTCCTCATTGCTGCAGCTGTGAAGAGAAAATTTCGGATTAA
- a CDS encoding flavodoxin family protein — translation MKVVAINGSPRKGGNTSQALNVMADELQKQNIEVEIIQIGHLDIHGCIGCGYCSTSEKNRCVFKKDIVNEAAEKMRWADGFILASPTYYAGIAGTMKSFLDRIFYTSSGYFKFKVATSISVVRRAGGVDVVHQLNNYLNLAETILPPSQYWTSAYGMDKGEVMKDDEGIQTLRKNARAMAWLLKVINNGKEKFPLPDDENRIMTNFIR, via the coding sequence ATGAAGGTTGTAGCTATCAACGGAAGTCCGCGAAAAGGCGGAAATACAAGTCAGGCTTTAAATGTAATGGCAGATGAGTTGCAAAAGCAAAATATAGAAGTGGAAATTATTCAAATTGGACATTTGGATATCCATGGATGCATAGGATGTGGGTACTGTTCGACTTCAGAGAAAAACAGATGTGTTTTTAAGAAGGATATTGTCAATGAGGCAGCAGAAAAGATGAGATGGGCAGATGGATTTATTTTGGCATCACCTACTTATTATGCCGGAATTGCGGGGACCATGAAATCTTTCTTGGACAGGATTTTTTATACTAGTTCAGGTTATTTCAAGTTTAAAGTGGCAACTTCAATTTCGGTTGTCAGACGTGCAGGTGGTGTGGATGTAGTACATCAATTGAACAACTATCTCAATCTTGCGGAAACGATTTTACCACCGTCTCAATATTGGACATCAGCCTATGGCATGGATAAAGGTGAGGTCATGAAGGATGATGAGGGCATACAGACACTTCGTAAAAATGCAAGAGCCATGGCCTGGCTTCTCAAAGTAATCAATAATGGAAAGGAGAAATTTCCTTTGCCTGATGATGAAAATCGCATTATGACAAATTTTATTAGATAA